In Esox lucius isolate fEsoLuc1 chromosome 6, fEsoLuc1.pri, whole genome shotgun sequence, the following proteins share a genomic window:
- the si:ch211-221j21.3 gene encoding uncharacterized protein si:ch211-221j21.3, whose amino-acid sequence MECMTPLQKKRSHEGDLPTWNNCQAKRLCNGVASCIQVEYGAGTDCAMDTWDTSMQQQGFPNRNNGVAVNHPASNMMVSAVLGGDPLQRCPRCMAGEPGHMNHIMGY is encoded by the exons ATGGAATGTATGACTCCCCTCCAGAAGAAGAGAAGTCACGAAGGGGACCTTCCAACTTGGAATAATTGCCAAGCG AAAAGACTGTGCAACGGAGTGGCAAGCTGTATCCAGGTTGAATATGGCGCGGGGACAGACTGCGCCATGGATACATGGGATACCAGTATGCAACAGCAGGGCTTCCCAAATAGAAACAACGGTGTCGCTGTCAACCACCCAGCCTCTAACATGATG GTTAGCGCGGTCCTCGGCGGTGATCCATTGCAGCGCTGCCCACGGTGTATGGCAGGGGAGCCC GGACACATGAATCACATCATGGGGTATTGA
- the glrx3 gene encoding glutaredoxin 3, whose amino-acid sequence MANFVEASSSQQFEDLLSKAGKCLTVVHFQATWAPQCSQMNDVMEELAKEHQHTMFVKLEAETVPEVSEKYEIASVPTFLFFKSGQKIDRLDGAHAPELTNKVQRLAVTSGTPGGPVAVGEHPKEDLNERLKRLINAAPCMLFMKGSPQEPRCGFSRQIVALFKEKDVQYSSFDILSDEDVRQGLKTFSNWPTYPQVYVNGELVGGLDIVKELAESGELENTFPKSVTLEHRLKSIINSNPVMLFMKGNKEQAKCGFSRQILEIMNCAGVEYSTFDILEDEEVRQGLKTYSNWPTYPQLYVKGELIGGLDIVKELKESGDLSSVLRGES is encoded by the exons ATGGCGAATTTTGTAGAGGCATCATCCTCGCAGCAGTTTGAGGACTTGCTATCAAAGGCTGGGAA GTGCCTGACAGTGGTCCATTTCCAGGCAACATGGGCCCCTCAGTGCAGCCAGATGAACGACGTCATGGAAGAGTTGGCCAAGGAACACCAACACACCATGTTTGTCAAG ctggaggcagaaACAGTGCCAGAGGTATCAGAGAAATATGAAATCGCCTCAGTTCCTACCTTCCTGTTCTTCAAG AGTGGCCAGAAGATTGACAGGCTGGACGGAGCCCACGCCCCTGAGCTGACCAATAAGGTCCAGAGGCTTGCGGTCACCTCGGGGACGCCGGGAGGCCCGGTGGCGGTGGGAGAGCACCCCAAAGAGGACCTTAACGAGCGTCTGAAGAGGCTGATCAACGCTGCGCCCTGCATGCTTTTCATGAAGGGATCCCCACAGGAACCCCGCTGtg GGTTCAGCCGTCAGATCGTGGCGTTGTTCAAGGAGAAGGATGTCCAGTACAGCAGCTTTGACATCCTGTCGGATGAGGATGTGAGACAGGGGCTAAAGACCTTTTCCAACTGGCCTACGTACCCACAGGTCTATGTCAATGGGGAACTGGTAGGAGGACTGGACATTGTCAAG GAGCTTGCAGAATCTGGAGAGCTGGAAAACACCTTCCCCAAGTCAGTCACCCTGGAGCACAG GTTGAAGTCGATCATCAACAGCAATCCAGTCATGCTGTTCATGAAGGGCAATAAAGAG CAGGCCAAATGCGGTTTCAGTCGTCAGATACTTGAGATAATGAACTGTGCCGG AGTGGAATACAGTACCTTTGATATACTTGAAGATGAGGAG GTCAGACAGGGTCTGAAGACGTACTCCAACTGGCCTACGTACCCACAGCTTTACGTGAAAGGGGAGCTTATTGGGGGATTGGACATTGTCAAG gagCTGAAGGAGAGCGGAGACCTCTCTTCTGTCTTGAGAGGGGAAAGCTAG